The following DNA comes from Teredinibacter haidensis.
TCAGGGAGTGGATTTGAGTGGCCACAGCGGCTCATACGATGAAAGGCCCTATAAGCTTGGGCTACTGGAAGCTAATTAATTCCGGCTATACCTGTCTAGCCCATGAATACGTCCTCACCACCTAGCGGGGACTTATTCATGGGCAAGGCTAAAATTCAACCCCAGACCTATACAGCGGTAAAGTATTCCCTTGGCGCCCGTCCCCTTCCGGCCCATTCCAACTCCGGTCGGCAGCCTCAAACTTGCGCTAAATATGCGTGTGGATTCACCCATAATATGGCGCTATTGCCAAGTTATGGTAAAAAAAGTCCACTGCCAAATTATGGTAAAACGAGGCTTTATGCGTTAAAAAGCCCAGCAATATAGAGTTGCTGGGCTTTTTTATTGTCCAAACTATAGCCCCAGCATGCTCAGCTTAGCTTCATGTCTTCGATCATCTTGTGCGTAAATCGTCAATCACGCCCATATTGATTTATATCAGCGCGAGGGGAATAAAGACATGACTGGCAGCAAACGTCCATGCGAGACGCGTACTGTAACTCCGAATTTCTGGCAACGAACATTGATTAAATCCGAAATCATAGACCCCAAAACCGAGTTTTATTTACTGTTAAGCATCTTAAATATGTCGAGGGCTTTTGAACAAGTATGATACAAATAAGGCTCCAAGATACAAAACCTTTCAAGCATAGCCTCTAATCTCGTAATGGCGTCTTCACTGATTGGCAGATACGCCAATTCTGTGCACCATTGCCCTATATATTCTGCCCAACCATCTTTATCCTCAAAGGCTGCTCCCGCCACAACACCTATTGCCAGATAGTTTTCGGGCTCAGAATCCACATCAATATAGTCCCGATATAGTCGGCTTAAGATCGTCACCGATACAGCAAGCTTTTTACTTCTGGACATACAGGCAACCTGAGCCAGTCCGTTTAACACCTGGTAGACAGAATCCTTGTCGTTAACCGCTGCCAACTTGTGCTGTGCGCTTTCGAGTAGCGAAACTACACGCTCCAAATATTCGTCATCAATTTTCCAGAAGGGAGCTGAATTCATCAAAACCCGGTAGGACTCAAATGACGCTTCGCCGTTGATATGCTTAGCAAGCAAATTTGAGATTTCATCCGGCACAACCGCTGGTGCAGAGTTACCTTCCAATGGCCCAGGCAAGAACGAGTGCATATTCAATCGCGAACCAGGCGTAAGCTCCTTTTGAAGATATTCAACCGCCTCACACTTATCGGGCTCTTGACACGCGACATTTACCCGCCCATACAGTTCATTAATAAATTGCTCTGCGGTTAAGTAAGTCGGCAGCCACCTTGGCTCTTCTATTAAATCGATAAAGCTTTGGCAGAAAAAGTAAAGCCCCCTTTGCTGAGAAGCCCACTGCTCAACTTTGTCAAAAGCAACGCCCTCTTCCAGCGCCACTTTAACAATTAAGGCTGACTGGGCGAATGAAGCAAGGCGCCTGTAGAATGGTGGCATTCCTTTGAATATCTTCAATCGCGCCAGTTCGCCATCAACAAAAACTGCCATTGAGCAAAACAGGCGTAGGTTATTTAACGTTTTGGCAGAAGATATGCGTTCAAACAGCTTTTTAATAATCGCGGCTGATGAATCCTTGAATTTCAGTATGCCTACTTCGAGGCATGATATTAAAAGTATTGGGTGGCAGGTTTCGATTGCCCGGTTTGCTATTGACTGATACGAAGCCTCGTCAACAAGGCCATTGGAAACGACTGCTGATATAGACTTGTGAATGCACATCAAAAAATCGTTCTCAGTCACTCCACTTTCTATTCTGCTGTCAAAATACTGTTTTAGCTCGACCTTACAATACTCATCAATATTGTTACTCCCGCAATATTTCCCCACAAGCCTTTCGTAATAGCGAATATCACTTGAAACTAGCGTGGAAACTTTATTTGATGGGCCCTGAAACTCCTGCCTTAACAGAGCCTCAATGTGACTTGGCGAGCAATCCAAATCAAGCAACAAATCTGATACGTCATTATCACTGATTATTGATGCCGAAAGCACTGCCCCCAAACGTTCCAGCTCCTCTTTGGAAAGCGATCTACCCTTCGCTTCTGCCTCAAATAGGCTTAACCGCCTGTCCGCATCAGAACAAAGCGGCCAAAAACTATCATTAAGTATCTGCAAATCACCCTTGGTTAAGGAAAAGGCTGGACGTTCACCCGGATGATGGAGTAGAGACCAAGGATTGCCATTAATATCCTCCAGAAAAAATTCTTCCTCGATATTTTCAAAAGCACTGCGAATAGCCTTAAAGAGAGCACTTCTGGAAAAGGCTATATCTTTATCACCAAAACTGACTGTGGCATCTGTCGCAAGAGCCAGCTCTTCCAACAACTTAGAATCAGATAATAGTTCAGCCCTTACCAGGCTGGGGAATAAATTGATAACATGGGAGGCCATAAAAGCACGCATAGAATCAGAGTTAGCCATCCAACTCTTCCTCCAATGTCGAATGTTGAGAAATGCTTTTAACCTGCTGTTTCATCGAATCAACCACATTCTTAAAACTCCATGGATCGATATCCCTCAGCGGCCCCAGAACAAACTCATCTAACCATGCTTTGTAGCCATCCTTTTGCTCATCAGATAAAGACTCCGGTGCAATCAACATGGAATTCACCTTTAAAACCTCACCCAAATAGGCCATCCCTCCATCGCCCCTTATTTGGTGGGTCTGAGCCCACTCCCGATAGCCCATCAGCTCATAAAGCCAGCAAGATCTGACACGGCTTAGTTCGAGTGGAATATCTGCCGACCACTGAGCCCTTATGGCTTGTGCAATCGTTTTCGTTGTTTCGTGTAGCCACTGCGCATCTCGCGGGAGCTGAACTAGACCACTAATCCTGATCAAAAGCAGATTTTCTCTTATCAGTTTTAGCTGTTTAGTTGGCTTAAACTCACCATTTACCATAACCGAGTGATTTAGGTGATATTCAAGCTCTTCAGCAGAAATGCCAACAAACTCAAACCCAAACTCCCGAAGCGATGTTCTGGCATCAAGCTTCTGTTCTTGAGAAATAAGTCCTTTGTGGTGTAGCGTATCGATAAAGTCTAGTGATGTAAAAATTGGTACCGTTCTTCCATCAAATGTAATATTTCGATGCCTGTTCATAAATCGATCATCTATCAAAGCTGCATCGCATACTTTCAGCGTCTCAAAAAGTTCTTCTGTTGGCCTGGCATAATTATTCTTAGAGGCAACAGCCACTTGGTTTTTATTTAACGGCATTTCAGCAAGAATCACTTTCCCAGATGTAAGCCCATTAGAAAACAGCTTCCTTATATTTTCTATTTTCGAATCTGCCAGCTCGATGGTTGAATCGTAGTTTATCAGCGACCTATACCTATCCCGCTCCCCTTTAAAGACATACACTTCGAACCCGGCCTCGCTGAGCTTGTCGAGCATTTCAACGGTCATTAAATAGGTAATTGACAGTGAATCGAGAAATAATATTGCACCACTTGCTACTTCAAGATCGGTAGGCCACTCTTTCTCGTGTTGGCGCAGGTAATTTAAGGCTTTACCACACTGAGCTTCCGTTATTACTGCCAGACCTTCGAGTTTTTTAATTAATTGTGTGCATGAAATCACACTGTGGTTAAATGAAGAAAGGTCAACTTCCACCTCCCTGAAGGAGCCACCGACCTTATACACAGGGCAGGAACAGACTACCAATGCCTGCGATTCATTTGTAGGATTCGCGTGTGCCTCCTCAAGCATACAAGCAAGCTCATCACCTACATCCAGCGCCAGCCCAGGGTTGTTGATTGTTTTTGGATGAAAAACTGAAATTCTGCCGTCAGATACCAGCCGCTCAAAATATTTTGCCTTTTCGATCTGGCTCGGCTGGTGAAAAGCAACTTTTTGCTTTTCTTCAAACAACCAGCGCATGAACGAGTGAGGGATAACAATTCTCTTGAAGCAATCAAACAAATGATGTAGTTGCCCTATATCCTCCATAACCAGCGCACTGGAGGCATCGATGGCAATCGTCTCACTATCAGTAATCTGATCCGACCTAGCACCATGAAATATCGGGACTAAATTTTTCCGCCGTATATCTTTCGCGCTTTTGTTTTCCTGGGGCTGAACCAGATAAAAGTCAGACATCGTCCTGTTCAATAGCTCCGCCACTGTATAAACAGGCGCATCACCATCAATATAGGCTTTATAAACCTTCTCATTTTTCTCCCTGGCTTCAGACATCATCTCGTTTAAGTCTTCTAATGAAGCCCTATGCAATGGGCCATCGTCATTGGAGAGAACCATCGCTTTATTGAGCCACTCAGATGTTTTTTGATTGTCCTCCCAGCCCATCGTGGTCGCCGTAAAGTACGATGCCGCTAACACTTGAGGATCTTCAGTATATTTACCAGTACAAAACTCTACTATTTGCCTCGCTCGACCTGGGGAAACGGCCTTAGCTAACTGGGCGGCCTGTAAAAGATCATCGGCCTTCAACTCCTCCCGGCTATTCCAGCTATCCTCCACAAAAACGCTAAGGGATTCCCAGTCACCACCGAATATAGACAAATTGATTTCAAGCGTTTTAAGGTCAAGTAGTTGTGATTTAGATTGCCTCAACAGTGCAATCTGTTCATGGGCACCACTTAGGTCCCCCTTTCTAAATAGAGACCAAGCCCAGTGAGCCTGCAATCCCTCGCTTCTCTTAACGAGATCCTTCTTATCTGACAGAAATTGATGAAGCTCAGAAAATTTTCCAAGCGAAGAGGCGGCATTACAGACTCTGATAGCATCCGATTCCTGGCCAGTGCGATCAAATAGTTCCCGGCAATATGAGTAATATCTATCTCCAAGGTTTTCTCTTTCCAGTAAATTAACCAAATGAGAAAGGTCATTTGTAGCTTTACTTTGTTGATATTGGTTTATGGCTAATGCAACTGGATCTTTACCCTTAGCTGACTCAATGATATTTTTCAGACTCCTTACTTCAGCTTCAGGTGCCCCCGAACCCTCTATCTTTTGCAGGAGCTGTTCTGCATCATCCACCAGCCCAGACCGCGCCAATGCCTCTATTTCA
Coding sequences within:
- a CDS encoding PIN domain-containing protein produces the protein MNTGWDVVRENIKFLVALFRPSLAKALSVPLLLTGISILNPPLWLDILNWFLSNQKVLPEYSGSISTPMYITGWVLIGLSIVIYLIDVWLQVKSMRQDSEKKLLDVVKDHPKQTADLVVDKIRSAWFTAQHLQDEKIEKLAHEITSLRFFGSFPKEEKAIALAESVIDGELSGGTPQAKAKTLALLARYLCVGERVEQAKSWLSSSKKLCQTEEAVIAQAFFDAIGSNDVEAASGLFKASGPSNYAAFFMVKKTVEGNEAAFDWLDGAGLSVQDLDNDGKVVLVSALLSEHQWEKALNVVKSVGDESLSMSPALAQLSAFTFLVNAIQAVELRESVLTYIPFAADRFPLADDSESIVLRTRAVELFKICSGLARHLGAEDVANIADSYVLWLELRNSETYEQAKAQLQSYFISYTQKTLEYLPLAFAFGIDIDYESIENEVDRRTALSHGNDPILGLARFVLAHTKKSFPAVVEYIASHRHQMKKAVNPVAVGMLEIEALARSGLVDDAEQLLQKIEGSGAPEAEVRSLKNIIESAKGKDPVALAINQYQQSKATNDLSHLVNLLERENLGDRYYSYCRELFDRTGQESDAIRVCNAASSLGKFSELHQFLSDKKDLVKRSEGLQAHWAWSLFRKGDLSGAHEQIALLRQSKSQLLDLKTLEINLSIFGGDWESLSVFVEDSWNSREELKADDLLQAAQLAKAVSPGRARQIVEFCTGKYTEDPQVLAASYFTATTMGWEDNQKTSEWLNKAMVLSNDDGPLHRASLEDLNEMMSEAREKNEKVYKAYIDGDAPVYTVAELLNRTMSDFYLVQPQENKSAKDIRRKNLVPIFHGARSDQITDSETIAIDASSALVMEDIGQLHHLFDCFKRIVIPHSFMRWLFEEKQKVAFHQPSQIEKAKYFERLVSDGRISVFHPKTINNPGLALDVGDELACMLEEAHANPTNESQALVVCSCPVYKVGGSFREVEVDLSSFNHSVISCTQLIKKLEGLAVITEAQCGKALNYLRQHEKEWPTDLEVASGAILFLDSLSITYLMTVEMLDKLSEAGFEVYVFKGERDRYRSLINYDSTIELADSKIENIRKLFSNGLTSGKVILAEMPLNKNQVAVASKNNYARPTEELFETLKVCDAALIDDRFMNRHRNITFDGRTVPIFTSLDFIDTLHHKGLISQEQKLDARTSLREFGFEFVGISAEELEYHLNHSVMVNGEFKPTKQLKLIRENLLLIRISGLVQLPRDAQWLHETTKTIAQAIRAQWSADIPLELSRVRSCWLYELMGYREWAQTHQIRGDGGMAYLGEVLKVNSMLIAPESLSDEQKDGYKAWLDEFVLGPLRDIDPWSFKNVVDSMKQQVKSISQHSTLEEELDG